From Corynebacterium frankenforstense DSM 45800, the proteins below share one genomic window:
- the rapZ gene encoding RNase adapter RapZ produces MGAMTAADTENLGHLLAPPLLITGMSGAGLSTAAKVFEDRGWFVAHNLPPQLMLELVEMCRADTSPVEHLAIVTDVRSRMFPGSMMQTLAELKARGVRPTILFLDARKDALMKRFDSVRRTHPLQGGDTLSQGIDRERAMLGDIKEDADVSIETSDLSVHDLRRRIEGAFGESVAQKPHVTVQSFGFKHGAPRDSDLTVDVRFLPNPFWVPELREQRGTDAPVSDYVLSRPGAGAFIDNFLTMFNSMQAGFRHEGKNFMTVSIGCTGGHHRSVAVAEEIGRRLREDSGLDVNVIHRDIAR; encoded by the coding sequence ATGGGAGCCATGACCGCCGCTGACACCGAGAACCTCGGCCACCTGCTCGCCCCGCCGCTGCTGATCACCGGCATGTCCGGGGCCGGCCTGTCCACCGCGGCCAAGGTCTTCGAGGACCGCGGCTGGTTCGTCGCCCACAACCTGCCCCCGCAGCTCATGCTCGAGCTGGTGGAGATGTGCCGCGCGGACACCTCGCCCGTGGAGCACCTGGCCATCGTCACCGACGTGCGCTCGCGCATGTTCCCCGGCTCGATGATGCAGACGCTCGCCGAGCTCAAGGCCCGCGGCGTGCGCCCGACGATTCTTTTCCTCGACGCCCGCAAGGACGCGCTGATGAAGCGCTTCGACTCGGTGCGCCGCACCCACCCGCTGCAGGGCGGCGACACGCTCTCCCAGGGCATCGACCGCGAGCGCGCGATGCTCGGCGACATCAAGGAGGACGCCGACGTCAGCATCGAGACCTCCGACCTGTCGGTGCACGACCTGCGCCGCCGCATCGAGGGCGCCTTCGGCGAGTCCGTCGCCCAGAAGCCGCACGTGACCGTGCAGTCCTTCGGCTTCAAGCACGGCGCCCCGCGCGACTCCGACCTGACCGTCGACGTGCGCTTCCTGCCCAACCCGTTCTGGGTCCCCGAGCTGCGCGAGCAGCGCGGCACGGACGCGCCCGTCTCCGACTACGTGCTCAGCCGGCCCGGGGCGGGGGCCTTCATCGACAACTTCCTGACGATGTTCAACTCCATGCAGGCCGGCTTCCGCCACGAGGGCAAGAACTTCATGACCGTCTCCATCGGCTGCACCGGCGGCCACCACCGCTCCGTCGCCGTCGCCGAGGAGATCGGGCGCCGGCTGCGCGAGGACTCCGGCCTGGACGTCAACGTCATCCACCGCGACATCGCCCGCTGA
- a CDS encoding gluconeogenesis factor YvcK family protein translates to MTCLGGGHGLYQTLRAARLCDPANITAVVTVADDGGSSGRIRRELGQVPPGDLRMALAALAGDREDAEGPGLSAELLQHRFGGHGALAGHAVGNLLISGLVELGGDVQKALDTVASLTHSCGRVVPVCTRPLDIAAEVAGLDDDPRVVREVRGQVAVASTPGSVRRVRLVPSDPPASSQALAAIRGADLITLGPGSWFSSVIPHLMVHSVVDAINASDALKVVVLNLSAEPGETQGFSLERHIHIMAQQAPALRVDRILVDSDSLLSKAERAYLSRAAGRLGAEIVFADVHSCDENGMPRNVHDPEKLAAALTGMLAAD, encoded by the coding sequence CTGACCTGCCTGGGCGGCGGCCACGGGCTCTACCAGACCCTGCGCGCGGCCCGCCTGTGCGACCCGGCGAACATCACGGCCGTGGTCACCGTCGCCGACGACGGCGGCAGCTCCGGGCGCATCCGCCGCGAGCTCGGCCAGGTCCCGCCGGGAGACCTGCGCATGGCGCTGGCCGCCCTGGCCGGCGACCGGGAGGACGCCGAAGGCCCGGGCCTGAGCGCCGAGCTGCTCCAGCACCGCTTCGGCGGGCACGGGGCGCTCGCCGGCCACGCCGTGGGCAACCTGCTGATCTCCGGGCTCGTGGAGCTCGGCGGTGACGTGCAGAAGGCCCTGGACACCGTCGCCAGCCTGACCCACTCCTGCGGGCGCGTGGTGCCCGTGTGCACCCGCCCGCTCGACATCGCCGCCGAGGTCGCCGGGCTGGACGACGACCCGCGCGTGGTCCGCGAGGTCCGCGGCCAGGTCGCCGTCGCCTCCACCCCGGGCTCCGTGCGCCGCGTGCGCCTGGTGCCCTCCGACCCGCCCGCGAGCTCCCAGGCCCTGGCGGCCATCCGCGGGGCGGACCTGATCACGCTGGGCCCGGGCTCCTGGTTCTCCAGCGTCATCCCCCACCTGATGGTCCACTCCGTGGTCGACGCCATAAACGCCTCGGACGCGCTGAAGGTCGTCGTGCTCAACCTCTCCGCCGAGCCGGGGGAGACCCAGGGCTTCTCCCTGGAGCGGCACATCCACATCATGGCGCAGCAGGCCCCGGCGCTGCGCGTGGACCGGATCCTGGTCGACTCCGACTCGCTGCTGTCGAAGGCGGAGCGCGCGTACCTCTCCCGGGCCGCCGGCCGGCTCGGCGCCGAGATCGTCTTCGCCGACGTGCACAGCTGCGACGAGAACGGCATGCCGCGCAACGTGCACGACCCGGAGAAGCTGGCAGCCGCCCTGACGGGCATGCTGGCCGCGGACTAG